A window of candidate division KSB1 bacterium contains these coding sequences:
- a CDS encoding phosphoribosylaminoimidazolesuccinocarboxamide synthase: MSNATTLILQTDCPALKLLGRGKVRDIYDLDEHLLIVATDRISAFDVILPQGIPHKGRVLTRISAFWFRQMADLIPHHLISTELADFPASCRAYREQLEGRSMLVHKTRPLPIECVVRGYLAGSAWSEYQRTGMICGLTLPAGLVEAAALPEPVFTPATKAESGRHDENIPFDTVAKLVGREQAERLREYSLAIYRRAHRLAETRGIIIADTKMEFGLHHGRLMLIDELLTPDSSRFWPRDGYQPGGSQPSFDKQFVRDYLTTIKWNRQPPAPNLPEEVVSTTSAKYLEALARLTGERLEV; this comes from the coding sequence ATGTCGAATGCCACAACGCTCATTCTGCAGACGGACTGCCCGGCACTCAAGCTGCTCGGCCGCGGCAAAGTCCGTGACATTTATGATCTCGATGAGCATCTGCTCATCGTGGCCACCGATCGCATCTCCGCCTTCGATGTCATTCTGCCCCAGGGCATTCCCCACAAAGGCCGGGTGCTCACCCGCATTTCCGCATTTTGGTTTCGGCAAATGGCAGACCTCATCCCGCATCATTTGATCTCGACCGAGCTCGCGGACTTTCCCGCGAGCTGCCGCGCGTATCGCGAACAGCTCGAAGGTCGCAGCATGCTGGTTCACAAAACCCGGCCCCTGCCCATTGAATGCGTGGTGCGCGGTTATCTGGCCGGCTCGGCATGGAGCGAATACCAGCGCACCGGCATGATCTGCGGCCTGACACTGCCCGCCGGTTTGGTGGAAGCGGCGGCGCTGCCGGAGCCGGTCTTCACGCCCGCCACCAAAGCGGAGAGCGGCCGTCACGATGAGAATATCCCGTTCGATACCGTCGCCAAGCTGGTGGGGCGGGAGCAGGCGGAACGTCTGCGCGAATACAGCCTGGCCATCTACCGCCGCGCCCACCGTCTGGCGGAAACCAGGGGCATCATCATTGCCGACACCAAAATGGAATTCGGCCTGCACCATGGCCGTTTGATGCTGATCGATGAGCTGCTCACACCCGATTCTTCGCGCTTTTGGCCGCGCGACGGCTATCAACCGGGCGGCAGCCAGCCGAGTTTCGACAAACAATTCGTGCGGGATTATTTGACGACGATCAAATGGAACCGTCAGCCGCCGGCGCCCAACCTGCCCGAAGAAGTCGTGAGCACCACCAGTGCAAAATATCTGGAAGCCCTGGCGCGCCTGACCGGTGAGCGCTTGGAGGTCTGA
- a CDS encoding B12-binding domain-containing radical SAM protein has protein sequence MNSMSRRHILLVNPWVTDFAAYDFWMKPLGLLHLAAQLRHHGEAVRLVDCMDRSHPALLRWQGLTQPRQQRWHTGKFVRQPIAKPALYAGVPRLYARYGLPPEIFDQLCLAGPRPEVILLTSGMTYWYPGVQQTIAALRRLFPRVPIVLGGIYATLCPRHAQQTSGADLIVTGEAESVIGDLLKTVALCAAGEYPPIVAGRATPNLDELPWPAFDLYPRLDYATILTSRGCPLRCTFCASRIVAGQYRWRAPAAVMAEMEWLQRALGVCEFAFYDDALLTNRDRHFLPLCEQIIARRFAATFHTPNGLQVKHLDATTAQLMWRAGFRTIRLAYESSSPERWRDMSRKVSNESFLRAVTHLQAAGFGPAELDAYVLMALPGQDLDEVLASMALVHSLGVGIRLAAFSPIPGTVDFARAVARGDLAAEADPLLTNNSILPCRRQGTGFEVYDHLARLAKLLNAHLRQTGRPLESAGDLHTRLRRALQEGERVL, from the coding sequence ATGAACAGCATGAGCCGGCGTCACATTTTGCTGGTCAATCCCTGGGTCACCGACTTTGCGGCTTATGATTTCTGGATGAAGCCGCTGGGACTGCTCCATCTGGCCGCACAATTGCGGCACCATGGCGAAGCCGTCCGCCTGGTGGATTGCATGGACCGCAGCCATCCGGCGTTGCTGCGCTGGCAGGGTCTGACACAACCCCGGCAGCAACGCTGGCACACCGGGAAATTCGTGCGCCAGCCCATTGCCAAACCGGCGCTGTATGCCGGCGTGCCGCGGCTCTACGCACGCTACGGCCTGCCACCCGAAATTTTCGACCAACTGTGCCTGGCCGGGCCGCGGCCGGAGGTGATTCTGCTCACCAGCGGCATGACCTACTGGTATCCTGGCGTGCAGCAAACCATTGCCGCCCTGCGCCGGCTGTTTCCGCGCGTGCCGATTGTGCTGGGCGGCATTTATGCAACGCTCTGCCCCCGGCATGCACAGCAAACCTCGGGCGCCGACTTGATCGTCACCGGCGAAGCAGAGAGTGTGATTGGCGATCTGTTGAAAACAGTGGCGCTCTGCGCCGCAGGTGAATACCCGCCAATCGTTGCGGGCAGGGCCACCCCCAATCTCGATGAACTGCCATGGCCGGCCTTCGATCTCTATCCGCGCCTCGATTACGCCACCATTCTCACTTCGCGCGGCTGTCCGCTGCGATGCACCTTTTGCGCCTCGCGCATCGTGGCGGGGCAATATCGCTGGCGTGCCCCCGCCGCCGTGATGGCTGAAATGGAGTGGCTGCAGCGCGCTCTGGGCGTGTGCGAGTTCGCTTTTTACGATGACGCCCTGCTCACCAATCGCGATCGCCACTTCCTGCCGCTGTGCGAGCAAATCATCGCGCGCCGTTTCGCCGCGACCTTTCACACGCCCAACGGCCTGCAGGTGAAACACCTCGATGCCACCACCGCCCAACTCATGTGGCGTGCAGGATTCAGAACGATTCGACTGGCGTATGAAAGCAGCAGCCCCGAGCGCTGGCGCGACATGAGCCGCAAGGTGAGCAATGAATCCTTCCTGCGGGCCGTCACGCATTTGCAAGCCGCGGGATTCGGCCCCGCCGAGCTGGATGCCTATGTGCTGATGGCTCTGCCCGGCCAGGACCTCGACGAGGTGCTCGCCAGCATGGCGCTGGTGCACAGTCTGGGCGTGGGTATTCGCCTGGCCGCTTTCTCGCCCATTCCCGGCACGGTGGATTTTGCGCGCGCGGTGGCACGCGGCGATCTGGCCGCAGAGGCCGATCCCCTGCTCACCAACAATTCGATTCTTCCCTGCCGCCGGCAGGGGACGGGCTTTGAAGTCTATGATCACCTCGCGCGCCTGGCCAAACTGCTCAACGCCCATCTGCGCCAGACCGGCAGGCCGCTGGAATCCGCCGGTGATCTGCACACGCGGTTGCGGCGCGCCCTGCAGGAGGGCGAGCGGGTGCTGTGA
- a CDS encoding RidA family protein, with translation MRYLFAALGAILLTGCTLLQPLPEPDRREVVTAPDAPAPIGPYSQAIKIGNALYCSGQIALSPTTGDLIIGDIKDETRQVLENLGAVLRAAGMSHNEVVKTTIFLTSLDDYKLVNEVYAQYFSASKPARETVQVARLPRDARVEISCIAVKPEQSQ, from the coding sequence ATGAGATACTTGTTCGCCGCATTGGGCGCAATCCTGCTGACGGGATGCACGCTGTTGCAGCCGCTGCCGGAACCGGACCGGCGTGAAGTCGTCACCGCTCCCGATGCCCCGGCGCCCATCGGACCCTACAGCCAGGCCATTAAAATCGGCAACGCACTTTATTGCAGCGGACAGATCGCACTCTCCCCGACCACCGGTGACCTCATCATTGGCGACATCAAAGACGAAACCAGGCAGGTGCTGGAGAATCTCGGCGCGGTGCTGCGCGCCGCCGGCATGAGCCATAATGAAGTGGTGAAGACCACCATCTTTCTCACCAGCCTGGACGACTACAAGCTGGTCAATGAAGTTTATGCCCAATACTTTTCCGCCAGCAAGCCGGCGCGGGAAACCGTGCAGGTGGCACGGCTGCCGCGCGACGCCCGCGTGGAAATCAGTTGCATTGCGGTCAAACCCGAACAAAGCCAGTAA
- a CDS encoding SAM-dependent chlorinase/fluorinase, whose product MAHLDAPPPAGIITLLTDFGTADGYVAAMKGVILSLARHVTLVDLTHEVPPQQVAIATFILSAHFYYFPAGTIHLAVVDPGVGTARAAVACCHRGHYFLAPDNGLLDFCSRDPACKAVRLNKPEFWRGEISNTFHGRDVFAPVAAHLASGVALELLGEPVRLMPHQPQPAGKIASGRLLGEVIYCDHFGNLITNISRAELAAFAGTRAIGIHLADKTLHTVHRSYAEVPAGHLVALINSFDLLEIGINQGNAAQAIPAARGTPVIIVTGD is encoded by the coding sequence ATGGCACACCTTGACGCACCGCCCCCGGCGGGAATCATCACGCTGTTGACGGACTTCGGCACGGCGGACGGCTATGTTGCCGCGATGAAGGGCGTCATTCTCAGCCTCGCGCGGCACGTGACGCTGGTCGACCTGACACATGAGGTGCCGCCCCAGCAGGTGGCGATCGCCACCTTTATTCTGTCTGCTCATTTTTACTATTTTCCGGCCGGAACCATCCATCTTGCGGTGGTCGATCCGGGGGTCGGCACCGCGCGGGCCGCCGTCGCCTGTTGCCATCGCGGCCATTACTTCCTGGCACCCGACAATGGCCTGTTGGATTTTTGCAGCCGCGATCCCGCCTGCAAAGCGGTGCGGTTGAACAAACCGGAATTCTGGCGCGGCGAAATTTCCAATACCTTCCATGGCCGCGACGTGTTCGCACCCGTGGCGGCACATCTCGCGTCGGGTGTGGCACTGGAACTGCTTGGGGAGCCGGTGCGCCTGATGCCGCACCAGCCGCAGCCTGCAGGTAAAATTGCTTCCGGCCGGCTGTTGGGGGAAGTGATTTATTGTGATCACTTCGGCAATTTGATCACCAATATCAGCCGGGCGGAGCTGGCGGCATTTGCCGGCACGCGCGCGATCGGCATCCATTTGGCAGATAAAACCCTTCATACGGTGCACCGGTCTTATGCCGAGGTGCCGGCCGGCCATCTTGTCGCGCTCATCAACAGCTTCGATCTGCTGGAAATCGGCATCAATCAGGGCAATGCCGCGCAAGCAATACCGGCGGCAAGAGGAACGCCCGTCATTATTGTCACAGGAGATTGA
- a CDS encoding site-2 protease family protein, with amino-acid sequence MHSNHFQDSFAMEPARSRAAWLASLLRRDRPALNLVLFVLTCGSTFFIHYWPERSLADGLWYSAGIMSILLCHEMGHYLMCLRYGIRATLPFFLPFPSFPFGTLGAVIRMDARMPNRRVLFDIGVAGPLAGLLVTLPAIYFGLAMSEVKNVSELENAIKSVDPLIFKWLVAWVKGPLQPGEDVLLHPLAYAGWAGLFVTALNLLPIGQLDGGHILYALLGDRSRQIFPVTMALFALICIVIYPFWILMIILLLWFGYRHPPTEYDGQPLDRKRQALACLTFLIFAFSFTPAPFQFQ; translated from the coding sequence ATGCATAGCAATCATTTTCAGGATTCATTTGCGATGGAGCCGGCCAGGTCTAGGGCAGCCTGGCTCGCCAGCCTGCTGCGCCGGGACCGTCCGGCCCTGAACCTCGTGCTCTTCGTGTTGACGTGCGGCTCCACCTTCTTCATTCATTACTGGCCGGAACGCAGCCTCGCCGACGGGCTGTGGTACAGCGCGGGCATCATGTCGATTCTGCTCTGCCACGAGATGGGACACTACCTCATGTGTCTGCGCTACGGCATTCGCGCCACCCTGCCTTTTTTTCTGCCTTTTCCATCCTTTCCATTCGGCACGCTCGGTGCCGTGATTCGCATGGATGCGCGCATGCCAAACCGCCGCGTGCTCTTCGACATCGGCGTGGCCGGCCCGCTGGCCGGTCTGCTGGTGACGCTGCCGGCAATTTATTTCGGTCTGGCGATGTCGGAAGTGAAAAACGTCAGCGAACTGGAGAATGCCATCAAATCCGTCGATCCGCTGATCTTTAAGTGGCTGGTCGCCTGGGTGAAAGGCCCGTTGCAGCCGGGTGAAGACGTGCTGTTGCATCCGCTGGCCTATGCCGGCTGGGCCGGCTTGTTCGTCACCGCGCTCAATCTCCTGCCCATCGGACAGCTCGACGGCGGCCACATTCTCTATGCCCTGCTGGGCGACCGCAGCCGGCAGATTTTCCCGGTAACCATGGCCTTGTTTGCGCTGATTTGCATCGTGATTTATCCCTTCTGGATTTTGATGATCATCCTGCTGCTGTGGTTCGGTTATCGCCACCCGCCCACGGAGTATGACGGCCAGCCATTGGACCGCAAGCGGCAGGCGCTGGCATGCCTGACTTTTTTGATCTTCGCTTTCTCCTTTACACCGGCTCCCTTTCAATTCCAATGA